AATCTCCTCCAGCACGAGGCTCGTGGCCCAGGCCACGGTGGGGCTCTTGGACTGGAAGGCAGCCCGGAAGCGGCCCGGGTAGTAGACGCCGAACGAGATGGCGGAGCCGGCGTCGTAGGCCAGGCCCTCGTCGGAGCGGACGGTCTTGGTGATGCGGGAGGTGAAGCCGCTCCCCCCCAGGATCTCGTTCATGACCTCGAGCGCGTAGACGTCGGGGTCGTCGCGCTTCACGGTAGGCAGGCCGATGGAGACCCGCCCCTGGTTCACGTCCTTTCCGACCCGGTAGAGGCCGGGGAGGGCGGGGGAGATCGTGGCCGGCACGGGGGGCACCACGGGCGGCGACCCCGGCCAGTGCGCGAAGGCCGCCTCCAGCTTGGCGATCATCTCCGCCCGGGAGAACGCACCCGAGACCGCGGCCACCATGCCCGCGGGGTGGAAGTACTTACGGTGAAAGGCCACGAGGTCGTCGCGGGTCACGGCCTTGACGGAGGCTTCGGTCGGGAAGCGGTTCGTGAAATGCCCGTCTCCGTTCAGGAGCACGCTCCATTCCCGCTCCTCGATGTCGCCGGAATCGTCGTTCCGCTTCCTCATGGCCTGCAGCTCCTGCTCCTTGGCCAGGGCCAGGCGGTCCTCCTGGAAGCGCGGCTCCTTGAGCATCTCCACGAAGGGGCGCAGGGCCTCGTCCAGGTTGTCGGACAGGCAGTTGAGGCTGGCCGAACCCGCGGTGGGCCCGATCCCGGTCCCGACCTGCGCGGCCAAGAGGTCCAGCTTCTCGTCGAGCTCCTGGGCGGTGAGGCTCTTGGTTCCCCCCCTCCGAATCAGGGAGCCGGTGAGGGCGG
The window above is part of the Vicinamibacteria bacterium genome. Proteins encoded here:
- a CDS encoding pitrilysin family protein → MSAWTPSLLISAALAAAPQTIPDHPDKLTFPPLVFTPPAAAPHRVVLGNGMVVFIAEDRTLPLVTISLTIRTGSYLEPAGKEGLAALTGSLIRRGGTKSLTAQELDEKLDLLAAQVGTGIGPTAGSASLNCLSDNLDEALRPFVEMLKEPRFQEDRLALAKEQELQAMRKRNDDSGDIEEREWSVLLNGDGHFTNRFPTEASVKAVTRDDLVAFHRKYFHPAGMVAAVSGAFSRAEMIAKLEAAFAHWPGSPPVVPPVPATISPALPGLYRVGKDVNQGRVSIGLPTVKRDDPDVYALEVMNEILGGSGFTSRITKTVRSDEGLAYDAGSAISFGVYYPGRFRAAFQSKSPTVAWATSLVLEEIRKIREAPVEKEELDTIQKSLIETFPSSFASPAQAMAIFASDEYTHRDPGYWATYRDRIKAVTAGDVRRVARAYLRPEKFVILVVGDQKEIDHGDPGHPVKLVALAPGGRVTTLPLRDPMTMKR